In Saccharothrix syringae, the following are encoded in one genomic region:
- a CDS encoding DHH family phosphoesterase, producing the protein MSNEHRAPVVDLTADIAEAARVLSDATDVTLLAHVNPDADALGSALALGLVLHRRGVAVRVSFGAPDEVPETLRDLDVAGLLVPAAEVPAAPPVLVALDTGSVGRLGPLADRVSTAGVVVVLDHHVSNPRFGHVNVVDDEAEATAVVVLRLLDELGVELDEPVARCIYAGLVTDTRSFRHASSSTHEVAARLLAAGVDAEAVSRPLMDSHPFGYLGMLAKVLGRACLERDAAGGLGLVHAVVTLEDAAGLRPEEVESVVDLVRTASEAEVAAVLKELRPSHWSVSLRAVSRVDVREVAQLLGGGGHRLAAGFTATGPADRVLADLRTALTRTTTP; encoded by the coding sequence GTGTCCAACGAGCATCGCGCACCTGTTGTCGACCTGACCGCCGATATCGCCGAGGCGGCCAGGGTCCTGTCCGACGCCACCGACGTCACCCTGCTCGCGCACGTGAACCCCGACGCGGACGCGCTGGGCAGCGCCCTGGCCCTCGGCCTGGTGCTGCACCGGCGCGGGGTCGCGGTGCGGGTGTCGTTCGGGGCGCCCGACGAGGTGCCGGAGACGCTGCGCGACCTGGACGTGGCCGGGCTGCTGGTGCCCGCCGCCGAGGTGCCCGCCGCGCCGCCGGTGCTGGTGGCCCTGGACACGGGCAGTGTCGGGCGGCTGGGGCCGTTGGCCGACCGGGTGTCCACCGCCGGGGTGGTCGTGGTGCTGGACCACCACGTGTCGAACCCGCGGTTCGGGCACGTGAACGTGGTGGACGACGAGGCCGAGGCGACCGCGGTCGTCGTGCTGCGGCTGCTGGACGAACTGGGCGTCGAGCTGGACGAGCCGGTGGCCAGGTGCATCTACGCGGGCCTGGTCACCGACACCCGCTCGTTCCGGCACGCGTCGTCGTCCACGCACGAGGTGGCCGCCCGGCTGCTGGCGGCCGGGGTGGACGCCGAGGCGGTCAGCCGCCCCCTGATGGACTCTCACCCGTTCGGGTACCTCGGCATGCTGGCCAAGGTGCTGGGCCGGGCGTGCCTGGAGCGCGACGCCGCGGGCGGCCTGGGCCTGGTGCACGCGGTGGTGACGCTGGAGGACGCCGCCGGCCTGCGGCCCGAGGAGGTCGAGAGCGTGGTCGACCTGGTGCGCACCGCGTCCGAGGCCGAGGTGGCGGCCGTGCTGAAGGAGCTGCGCCCGTCCCACTGGTCGGTGTCCCTGCGCGCGGTCTCGCGCGTCGACGTCCGCGAGGTGGCCCAGCTCCTCGGCGGCGGCGGCCACCGCCTGGCCGCCGGCTTCACCGCCACCGGCCCGGCCGACCGGGTCCTGGCCGACCTCCGCACCGCCCTGACCCGCACCACCACCCCCTAA
- the rbfA gene encoding 30S ribosome-binding factor RbfA: MADQARARKLAKRISQIVASALEHEVKDPRLARVTITDTRVTGDLHDATVYYTVLGEKLDAEPDFAGAAAALEKAKGVLRTMVGQQTGVRFTPTLSFVTDTVPDEARRMDELLARAREADAEVARIASGAEPAGEPDPYKPPREAEDAD; encoded by the coding sequence GTGGCCGACCAGGCACGGGCTCGCAAGCTGGCCAAGCGGATCTCGCAGATCGTGGCCTCCGCCCTGGAGCACGAGGTGAAGGACCCGCGGCTGGCCCGCGTCACGATCACCGACACGCGCGTGACCGGTGACCTGCACGACGCGACGGTCTACTACACCGTCCTCGGCGAGAAGCTGGACGCCGAACCGGACTTCGCGGGTGCCGCGGCGGCGCTGGAGAAGGCCAAGGGCGTGCTGCGCACCATGGTCGGCCAGCAGACCGGGGTCCGGTTCACGCCGACGCTGTCGTTCGTCACCGACACCGTGCCCGACGAGGCGCGGCGGATGGACGAGCTGCTGGCGCGGGCGCGGGAGGCGGACGCCGAGGTGGCGCGCATCGCCTCGGGTGCCGAACCCGCCGGCGAACCCGACCCGTACAAGCCACCGCGCGAGGCCGAGGACGCGGACTAG
- a CDS encoding DUF503 domain-containing protein: MFVGALELDVLLGDVHSLKQKRSVVKPVVAELRRKFEVSVAEAGHLDLHRRALIGVAAVAADAEHVRDVLVACERLVAGRPELELLSARHRLVGPEDE, from the coding sequence TTGTTCGTCGGTGCCCTTGAGCTGGACGTGCTGCTCGGTGACGTCCACTCGTTGAAGCAGAAGCGGTCCGTGGTGAAGCCGGTCGTGGCGGAGCTGCGGCGCAAGTTCGAGGTGTCCGTCGCCGAGGCCGGCCACCTGGACCTCCATCGCCGCGCGTTGATCGGAGTGGCGGCCGTCGCGGCGGACGCCGAGCATGTCAGGGACGTCCTGGTCGCCTGCGAGCGACTTGTGGCCGGACGCCCCGAACTGGAGCTGCTCTCCGCCCGCCACAGGCTGGTCGGGCCGGAGGACGAGTAG
- the infB gene encoding translation initiation factor IF-2, giving the protein MAGKARVHELAKELGVTSKELLTKLADQGEYVKSASSTVEAPVARRLRDAYAKGESKPKSSGARPAPPKPQAPAPAAQNRTAEPRAEAPRPGVPGPGPRPGPRPVPGPKPQAPKPPVTQTPAPAPAPQPQAAAPAPAPAPAPTQQPAERQPAAQQQQPAAQAPRAPQAPKPGGPRPGPRPQPQAAQNNPSVVPPRPQAPKPQGPRPPRPGNNPFGVGGGAPAPRPQGPRPQAPGGGGERPSSPKPGDPRPAGPRPGGSAGSGGPRPNPGNMPPRPNPGMMPGRPAGPRPGGGGGRPGGGPGGGGRGPGGGGGRPGGGGGGFRGGPGGGGGGGGFRGGPGGGGGGGGGGFRPGGGGGGAPAGGGGGGFRGRPGGGGPGGRGGAAGAFGRPGGPARRGRKSKRQKRQEYMDNMQAPSVGGVRLPKGSGETIRLPRGASLTDFADKINANPASLVQVLFHLGEMVTATQSVSDEILELLGSEMNYNVQVVSPEEEDRELLDAFDITYGDDAGGEEDLQVRPPVVTVMGHVDHGKTRLLDTIRKAKVAEGEAGGITQHIGAYQVTTELEGNERLITFIDTPGHEAFTAMRARGANSTDIAVIVVAADDGVMPQTVEAINHAQAADAPIVVAVNKIDKEGANPAKIRQQLTEYGLVAEEYGGDTMFVDISAKQGINIDGLLEAILLTADASLDLRANPEMEAQGVAIEAHLDRGRGPVATVLVQRGTLRVGDSIVAGAAYGRVRRMVDEHGVDVTEAYPSRPVQVIGLTSVPGAGDTFLVVEEDRVARQIAERRQARARNALNAARRKRVSLEDLDAALKETSQLTLIIKGDNSGTVEALEDALMKIEVGDEVELRVIHRGVGGITEGDINLAVAGNAIVLGFNVRAEGKATELANREGVDVRYYTVIYQAIDEIEQALKGMLKPEYEEVQLGRAEIREVFKSSKVGTIAGCMVLSGEIRRNARARLLRDNNVVQENLPISSLKRFKDDATEVREGFECGLTLGNYADLKVGDVIETFEMREKPRA; this is encoded by the coding sequence GTGGCAGGCAAGGCCCGCGTGCACGAGCTCGCCAAGGAGCTCGGAGTCACGAGCAAGGAACTACTCACCAAGCTCGCCGACCAGGGCGAGTACGTGAAGTCGGCGTCCAGCACCGTCGAGGCCCCGGTGGCCCGTCGGCTGCGCGACGCGTACGCCAAGGGCGAGTCGAAGCCCAAGTCGTCCGGCGCCCGCCCGGCGCCCCCGAAGCCGCAGGCCCCGGCCCCCGCGGCCCAGAACCGCACCGCGGAGCCCCGCGCCGAGGCCCCGCGCCCCGGCGTGCCCGGCCCCGGTCCGCGACCCGGTCCGCGCCCCGTGCCCGGCCCGAAGCCGCAGGCCCCGAAGCCGCCGGTGACCCAGACCCCGGCGCCCGCGCCGGCACCCCAGCCGCAGGCGGCCGCCCCGGCGCCCGCCCCGGCCCCGGCGCCGACCCAGCAGCCCGCCGAGCGGCAGCCCGCCGCCCAGCAGCAGCAGCCCGCGGCCCAGGCCCCCAGGGCCCCGCAGGCGCCCAAGCCGGGCGGTCCGCGCCCCGGCCCGCGCCCGCAGCCGCAGGCCGCGCAGAACAACCCGTCCGTGGTGCCGCCGAGGCCCCAGGCCCCCAAGCCGCAGGGCCCCCGGCCGCCGCGCCCGGGCAACAACCCGTTCGGCGTCGGCGGTGGCGCGCCCGCGCCCCGTCCGCAGGGCCCGCGCCCGCAGGCGCCGGGTGGCGGCGGCGAGCGCCCCAGCTCGCCCAAGCCCGGTGACCCGCGTCCGGCCGGTCCCCGTCCGGGCGGCTCCGCCGGTTCCGGCGGCCCGCGCCCGAACCCGGGCAACATGCCGCCGCGGCCGAACCCGGGCATGATGCCCGGTCGCCCGGCCGGTCCCCGCCCCGGTGGCGGTGGTGGTCGTCCCGGCGGCGGCCCCGGTGGCGGTGGTCGCGGTCCCGGTGGCGGCGGCGGTCGTCCCGGTGGCGGTGGCGGCGGCTTCCGCGGCGGTCCCGGTGGTGGCGGCGGTGGCGGTGGCTTCCGCGGCGGCCCCGGTGGCGGCGGCGGTGGCGGTGGCGGCGGCTTCCGCCCCGGTGGCGGTGGCGGCGGTGCCCCGGCCGGTGGTGGCGGCGGCGGTTTCCGCGGTCGTCCCGGTGGCGGTGGCCCCGGTGGCCGCGGTGGTGCCGCGGGCGCCTTCGGCCGCCCCGGTGGTCCCGCGCGCCGCGGCCGCAAGTCGAAGCGGCAGAAGCGCCAGGAGTACATGGACAACATGCAGGCGCCTTCGGTCGGTGGCGTCCGCCTGCCCAAGGGCAGCGGCGAGACGATCCGCCTGCCGCGGGGTGCCTCGCTGACCGACTTCGCCGACAAGATCAACGCCAACCCGGCCTCGCTGGTGCAGGTGCTGTTCCACCTCGGCGAGATGGTCACCGCGACGCAGTCGGTGTCCGACGAGATCCTGGAGCTGCTCGGCTCCGAGATGAACTACAACGTGCAGGTCGTGTCCCCCGAGGAGGAGGACCGCGAGCTGCTCGACGCGTTCGACATCACCTACGGCGACGACGCCGGTGGCGAGGAGGACCTCCAGGTCCGCCCGCCGGTCGTCACCGTCATGGGTCACGTCGACCACGGCAAGACGCGCCTGCTGGACACCATCCGCAAGGCGAAGGTCGCGGAGGGCGAGGCCGGCGGCATCACCCAGCACATCGGCGCCTACCAGGTGACGACGGAGCTGGAGGGCAACGAGCGCCTGATCACCTTCATCGACACCCCGGGTCACGAGGCGTTCACCGCCATGCGAGCCCGCGGTGCGAACTCGACCGACATCGCGGTCATCGTGGTGGCGGCCGACGACGGCGTCATGCCGCAGACGGTGGAGGCGATCAACCACGCCCAGGCGGCCGACGCGCCGATCGTGGTCGCGGTCAACAAGATCGACAAGGAGGGGGCCAACCCCGCCAAGATCCGCCAGCAGCTCACCGAGTACGGGCTGGTCGCCGAGGAGTACGGCGGCGACACCATGTTCGTGGACATCTCGGCGAAGCAGGGCATCAACATCGACGGCCTGCTGGAGGCGATCCTGCTGACCGCCGACGCCTCGCTCGACCTCCGGGCCAACCCGGAGATGGAGGCGCAGGGCGTCGCGATCGAGGCGCACCTGGACCGCGGTCGTGGTCCGGTCGCCACGGTGCTGGTGCAGCGCGGCACGCTGCGGGTCGGCGACTCGATCGTCGCCGGCGCCGCGTACGGCCGCGTCCGCCGCATGGTGGACGAGCACGGCGTGGACGTCACCGAGGCGTACCCGTCCCGTCCGGTCCAGGTCATCGGTCTGACCTCGGTGCCGGGCGCGGGCGACACGTTCCTGGTGGTGGAGGAGGACCGGGTGGCCCGGCAGATCGCCGAGCGCCGCCAGGCCCGCGCCCGCAACGCGCTCAACGCCGCCCGCCGCAAGCGCGTCAGCCTGGAGGACCTGGACGCCGCGCTGAAGGAGACCAGCCAGCTCACGCTGATCATCAAGGGTGACAACTCGGGTACCGTCGAGGCCCTGGAAGACGCCCTGATGAAGATCGAGGTGGGCGACGAGGTCGAGCTGCGGGTCATCCACCGCGGCGTGGGTGGCATCACCGAGGGCGACATCAACCTCGCCGTCGCCGGCAACGCGATCGTCCTGGGCTTCAACGTCCGGGCCGAGGGCAAGGCGACGGAGCTGGCGAACCGCGAGGGCGTGGACGTCCGCTACTACACGGTGATCTACCAGGCGATCGACGAGATCGAGCAGGCCCTCAAGGGCATGCTCAAGCCGGAGTACGAAGAGGTCCAGCTGGGCCGCGCGGAGATCCGCGAGGTCTTCAAGTCCTCCAAGGTCGGCACGATCGCGGGTTGCATGGTGCTGTCGGGCGAGATCCGCCGCAACGCGCGGGCCCGCCTGCTGCGCGACAACAACGTCGTCCAGGAGAACCTGCCGATCAGCTCGCTGAAGAGGTTCAAGGACGACGCGACCGAGGTCCGCGAGGGCTTCGAGTGCGGTCTGACGCTCGGCAACTACGCCGACCTCAAGGTCGGCGACGTCATCGAGACGTTCGAGATGCGCGAGAAGCCGCGCGCCTGA
- a CDS encoding YlxR family protein produces the protein MPSELLRMVVVDGVVIPDTRRRLPGRGAWLHPDPDCLRNAEKRRAFPRAFRIGGPLDVEGVRGHVEQQSKQVAGTPRDRQEARKQVDPS, from the coding sequence TTGCCCTCCGAGCTGCTGCGCATGGTGGTCGTGGACGGGGTCGTGATCCCGGACACACGCCGCAGGTTGCCCGGCAGGGGTGCCTGGCTGCACCCCGACCCGGACTGCCTCCGCAACGCCGAGAAGCGACGGGCGTTCCCGCGGGCCTTCCGGATCGGGGGACCGCTCGACGTGGAGGGTGTGCGCGGTCACGTCGAGCAGCAGTCGAAGCAGGTCGCGGGAACGCCCCGCGACCGACAGGAAGCAAGGAAGCAGGTCGACCCGTCATGA
- the nusA gene encoding transcription termination factor NusA encodes MNVDIAALRAIERDKDIPFDTVLEAIETALLTAYKHTDGHHPHSRVEIDRKTGVVRVLAQELNTDGTVAEEWDDTPEGFGRIAATTARQVILQRLRDAEHERTFGEFSAKEGEIIGGVVQRDARANARGMVVVQLGDTEGVLPPAEQVPGEAYDHGSRIKCYVVGVSRGARGPQITLSRTHPNLVRKLFALEVPEIADGTVEIPAVAREAGHRSKIAVRSTVPGVNAKGACIGPMGARVRNVMSELAGEKIDIIDHSDDPATFVGNALSPAKVVSVRVLDERAKTARVVVPDFQLSLAIGKEGQNARLAARLTGWRIDIRSDADAGGSAPAGAATSGSAE; translated from the coding sequence GTGAACGTCGACATCGCCGCTCTCAGGGCGATCGAACGGGACAAGGACATCCCCTTCGACACGGTGCTCGAAGCCATCGAGACCGCCCTGCTCACCGCCTACAAGCACACCGACGGCCACCACCCGCACTCGCGCGTCGAGATCGACCGCAAGACGGGCGTGGTCCGGGTGCTGGCGCAGGAGCTGAACACCGACGGCACGGTCGCCGAGGAGTGGGACGACACGCCCGAGGGCTTCGGCCGCATCGCCGCGACCACCGCCCGCCAGGTGATCCTCCAGCGCCTGCGCGACGCCGAGCACGAGCGCACCTTCGGCGAGTTCTCCGCCAAGGAGGGCGAGATCATCGGCGGCGTGGTGCAGCGCGACGCCCGCGCCAACGCCCGCGGCATGGTCGTCGTCCAGCTCGGCGACACCGAGGGCGTCCTGCCGCCGGCCGAGCAGGTGCCCGGCGAGGCGTACGACCACGGCTCGCGCATCAAGTGCTACGTGGTGGGCGTCTCACGCGGCGCGCGCGGCCCCCAGATCACCCTCTCGCGCACCCACCCGAACCTGGTCCGCAAGCTGTTCGCGCTGGAGGTCCCGGAGATCGCCGACGGCACCGTGGAGATCCCCGCGGTGGCACGTGAGGCAGGTCACCGCTCGAAGATCGCGGTCCGCTCGACGGTGCCCGGGGTCAACGCCAAGGGCGCCTGCATCGGCCCGATGGGCGCCCGGGTGCGCAACGTGATGAGCGAGCTGGCGGGCGAGAAGATCGACATCATCGACCACTCGGACGACCCGGCCACGTTCGTCGGGAATGCCCTCTCGCCTGCGAAGGTTGTCTCTGTCAGGGTGCTCGACGAGCGCGCCAAGACGGCCCGCGTGGTCGTGCCGGACTTCCAGCTCTCCCTCGCCATCGGCAAGGAGGGGCAGAACGCCCGGTTGGCCGCTCGGCTGACCGGTTGGCGCATCGACATCCGGTCCGACGCGGACGCCGGCGGTTCCGCCCCGGCGGGCGCGGCGACATCCGGTTCGGCTGAATAA
- the rimP gene encoding ribosome maturation factor RimP, translated as MSSPPRGELAAQLTPVVREAVESTGYDLESLDVNQAGRRRHVKAVVDGDDGIGLDDVARVTRAVSTALDEHDHLMAGPYTLEVTSPGAERPLTRPRHWKRNRLRLVKVKQPDQVEWFGRVGDADDTGVVLLVKGELRRVEYADVERAVVEVEFKQPPVEELALLDGKHSEEESE; from the coding sequence GTGTCCAGCCCGCCGCGCGGAGAGCTCGCCGCGCAGCTGACGCCCGTCGTGCGGGAGGCGGTCGAGTCCACCGGCTACGACCTGGAGTCCCTCGACGTGAACCAGGCTGGGCGTCGCCGCCACGTCAAGGCCGTCGTCGACGGCGACGACGGGATCGGCCTGGACGACGTGGCGCGCGTCACCCGTGCCGTGTCCACCGCCCTCGACGAGCACGACCACCTGATGGCCGGCCCGTACACGCTGGAGGTCACCTCCCCCGGCGCGGAGCGCCCCCTCACCAGGCCGCGCCACTGGAAGCGCAACCGGCTGCGCCTGGTCAAGGTCAAGCAACCCGATCAGGTGGAGTGGTTCGGCCGGGTGGGCGACGCCGACGACACCGGGGTCGTGCTGCTGGTCAAGGGCGAGCTGCGCCGCGTCGAGTACGCGGACGTCGAGCGCGCCGTGGTGGAAGTGGAGTTCAAGCAGCCGCCGGTCGAGGAGTTGGCCCTCCTCGACGGCAAGCACTCGGAGGAGGAGTCGGAGTGA
- a CDS encoding ferritin-like domain-containing protein: MSVEAVQEALAAEHAAVWTYGLVSAFITQQGAAVAEGATAHRARRDTTERWLRDQGATPTPPAAAYLPPTPVDSAASAIAALIAVETDACVAWRGVLERTDDATLRTSALDALTTSAVRATRWRKAAGLTPLSITFPGTPVG, encoded by the coding sequence GTGAGCGTGGAAGCGGTGCAGGAGGCGTTGGCCGCCGAGCACGCGGCGGTGTGGACGTACGGGCTGGTCAGCGCGTTCATCACGCAGCAGGGCGCGGCGGTGGCGGAGGGCGCGACGGCCCACCGCGCCCGGCGGGACACCACCGAGCGGTGGCTGCGCGACCAGGGCGCCACCCCGACCCCGCCGGCCGCCGCCTACCTGCCCCCGACCCCCGTGGACAGCGCCGCCTCGGCCATCGCGGCCCTGATCGCGGTCGAGACCGACGCGTGCGTGGCGTGGCGCGGCGTCCTGGAGCGCACCGACGACGCCACCCTCCGCACCTCGGCCCTGGACGCCCTGACCACCTCGGCGGTGCGCGCCACCCGCTGGCGCAAGGCAGCCGGCCTGACCCCGCTCTCCATCACCTTCCCAGGCACCCCAGTCGGCTGA
- a CDS encoding aminotransferase class V-fold PLP-dependent enzyme, which produces MRSAFGTTFDVPPGYLNTASIGVPPRPAAEAVAAAVGRWAGGQDTPDSAEPSIAAARAGFGRLVGVPAARVAQGATAAHLVAMVAAALPEGASVLVARGEFTSVTFPFAARGLRVTEVDLDEVPAAAGGHDLVAVSVVQSADGRVVDLGGLRAAGVPVLLDVSQAAGWLPLDLGWADWVVGVGYKFLMAPRGCAWLACSPSALERTVPVAANWYGGEDPMATVYGLPVRLASDARRFDVAPVWLSQYGAAESLAYLASLDLAEVRDHNVGLADALLTGLGLPARGSAIVSLDVPPAAAERLAAAGVRSSVRAGRVRLAFHLYNSAEDVELVLEALG; this is translated from the coding sequence ATGCGCAGCGCTTTCGGCACCACCTTCGACGTCCCGCCGGGTTACCTGAACACCGCGAGCATCGGCGTGCCGCCCCGGCCCGCCGCCGAGGCCGTGGCCGCCGCCGTGGGGCGGTGGGCGGGCGGGCAGGACACGCCGGACTCGGCCGAACCGTCGATCGCCGCCGCGCGGGCGGGGTTCGGCCGGCTGGTGGGCGTGCCCGCGGCGCGGGTGGCGCAGGGCGCCACGGCCGCGCACCTGGTGGCCATGGTCGCGGCCGCGCTGCCCGAGGGGGCGTCGGTGCTGGTGGCGCGCGGCGAGTTCACCAGCGTGACCTTCCCGTTCGCGGCCCGGGGGCTGCGGGTGACCGAGGTCGACCTGGACGAGGTGCCGGCCGCGGCCGGCGGGCACGACCTGGTCGCGGTGAGCGTCGTGCAGTCGGCCGACGGGCGGGTCGTCGACCTGGGCGGGCTGCGCGCGGCCGGGGTGCCGGTGCTGCTGGACGTCTCCCAGGCCGCCGGGTGGCTGCCGCTGGACCTGGGCTGGGCGGACTGGGTGGTGGGGGTCGGGTACAAGTTCCTGATGGCGCCGCGCGGGTGCGCGTGGCTGGCCTGCTCGCCGTCGGCGCTGGAGCGGACCGTGCCGGTGGCGGCGAACTGGTACGGCGGCGAGGACCCGATGGCGACGGTGTACGGGCTGCCGGTGCGGCTGGCCTCGGACGCGCGCCGGTTCGACGTGGCGCCGGTGTGGCTGTCGCAGTACGGGGCGGCCGAGTCGTTGGCCTACCTGGCGTCGCTGGACCTGGCGGAGGTCCGGGACCACAACGTCGGGTTGGCCGACGCCCTGCTGACCGGGCTGGGCCTGCCCGCGCGGGGCAGCGCGATCGTCTCGCTCGACGTCCCGCCCGCCGCGGCGGAGCGGCTGGCGGCGGCCGGCGTGCGGTCCAGCGTGCGCGCGGGGCGGGTCCGGCTGGCGTTCCACCTGTACAACTCGGCGGAGGACGTCGAACTGGTGCTCGAAGCGCTCGGCTGA
- a CDS encoding DUF4442 domain-containing protein, whose amino-acid sequence MKASRLRRGMNLWPPFLFAGIRVVELSDDYRYARVRLRMHRWNRNYVGTHFGGSLFAMTDPFWMLMVLQHLRRDHVVWDKAAEIEFVRPGRGDVFAEFRLTDEQLDEVRSLAADGGKALVWFTTDVVDAEGQVVARTRKQVYARRKKSVDGGALRAV is encoded by the coding sequence ATGAAGGCTTCGCGTCTCCGTCGCGGCATGAACCTGTGGCCGCCGTTCCTGTTCGCGGGCATCCGCGTGGTCGAGCTGTCCGACGACTACCGCTACGCCAGGGTGCGGCTGCGGATGCACCGGTGGAACCGGAACTACGTGGGCACCCACTTCGGCGGCTCGCTGTTCGCGATGACCGACCCGTTCTGGATGCTGATGGTGCTCCAGCACCTGCGGCGCGACCACGTGGTGTGGGACAAGGCGGCCGAGATCGAGTTCGTCCGGCCCGGGCGCGGCGACGTGTTCGCGGAGTTCCGGCTGACCGACGAGCAGCTGGACGAGGTGCGGTCGCTGGCGGCCGACGGTGGCAAGGCGCTGGTGTGGTTCACCACCGACGTGGTCGACGCGGAGGGCCAGGTCGTGGCGCGCACCCGCAAGCAGGTCTACGCGCGGCGCAAGAAGTCCGTGGACGGCGGGGCGCTCCGGGCGGTGTGA
- a CDS encoding SDR family NAD(P)-dependent oxidoreductase translates to MIHTAIVTGANQGIGAATARALAAQGVQVLVTYLRFVPTPDPSLPGAYFTARESGAEQVVAAITGAGGRAHAVEADLADVTAPARLFDTAERVFGPVDVLVNNASAWVQDTFLATEVDRFGRVLRGVTAQTFDAQFAVDARASALMIAEFARRHVARGGNWGRIVGLTSGGPLGFPGEVSYGAAKAAMDSYTLAAGGELWPHGVTANVVKPGVVDTGWVNDAVRASHEVSQPEEVAGVIAFLCSDAAARVTRNTIILH, encoded by the coding sequence GTGATCCACACCGCGATCGTCACCGGGGCCAACCAGGGCATCGGCGCCGCCACCGCGCGGGCCCTCGCGGCGCAGGGGGTGCAGGTCCTCGTCACCTACCTGCGGTTCGTGCCCACGCCCGACCCGAGCCTGCCCGGGGCGTACTTCACCGCCCGCGAGTCGGGCGCCGAGCAGGTGGTGGCCGCGATCACCGGGGCGGGCGGCCGGGCGCACGCGGTGGAGGCGGACCTGGCCGACGTGACCGCGCCGGCGCGGCTGTTCGACACCGCCGAGCGGGTCTTCGGGCCGGTGGACGTGCTGGTCAACAACGCCTCCGCCTGGGTGCAGGACACGTTCCTGGCCACCGAGGTGGACCGGTTCGGGCGGGTGCTGCGGGGCGTGACCGCGCAGACCTTCGACGCGCAGTTCGCCGTGGACGCGCGGGCGAGCGCGCTGATGATCGCCGAGTTCGCCCGGCGGCACGTCGCGCGCGGCGGCAACTGGGGCCGCATCGTCGGGCTGACCTCGGGCGGACCGCTCGGGTTCCCCGGCGAGGTGTCCTACGGGGCGGCCAAGGCGGCGATGGACAGCTACACCCTGGCCGCGGGCGGCGAGCTGTGGCCGCACGGCGTGACGGCGAACGTGGTCAAGCCGGGCGTGGTCGACACCGGGTGGGTCAACGACGCGGTGCGCGCCTCGCACGAGGTGTCGCAGCCCGAGGAGGTGGCCGGCGTGATCGCGTTCCTGTGCTCGGACGCGGCGGCGAGGGTGACGAGGAATACGATCATCCTCCACTGA
- a CDS encoding YjbQ family protein, whose product MRSEEIQVRTGSEEVVYDLTRHCEDFLVDVDGDGLLHIWVPHATAGVAVLETGAGSDDDLLTALKDLLPADNRWQHRHGTPGHGRDHVLPALVPPYATIPVLGGVLALGTWQSVCLVDTNVDNPVRKVRLSFLPG is encoded by the coding sequence GTGCGCAGCGAAGAGATCCAAGTCCGCACCGGCTCCGAAGAGGTCGTCTACGACCTGACCCGCCATTGCGAGGACTTCCTGGTCGACGTGGACGGTGACGGCCTGCTGCACATCTGGGTGCCGCACGCCACGGCGGGCGTGGCGGTCCTGGAGACCGGCGCGGGCAGCGACGACGACCTGCTGACCGCGCTCAAGGACCTCCTGCCGGCCGACAACCGCTGGCAGCACCGGCACGGCACGCCCGGCCACGGCCGCGACCACGTGCTGCCCGCCCTGGTGCCGCCGTACGCGACGATCCCGGTGCTGGGCGGCGTGCTGGCGCTGGGCACCTGGCAGTCGGTGTGCCTGGTCGACACCAACGTCGACAACCCGGTCCGGAAGGTCCGGCTGAGCTTCCTGCCCGGGTAG